The Leptospira bouyouniensis genome contains a region encoding:
- a CDS encoding NfeD family protein encodes MDFILANTPYLWIIIGIILLFSEFLLPGTFVMFLGVGAIFTGILTRLVPMDFYTEIVVWVVTSFVSIILGGSLVKKFFKSESSVDPFVKEDFLNQIVPVEIDVLVGRHGGKIKFQGTLWDAISKDSKIPKGEYVRILSRENLTFTVEKVDS; translated from the coding sequence TTGGATTTTATTTTGGCTAACACTCCCTACCTTTGGATTATCATAGGAATCATCTTACTTTTTTCGGAATTCCTTTTGCCTGGAACCTTTGTCATGTTTTTAGGAGTTGGTGCTATTTTCACTGGGATTTTAACTAGATTGGTGCCTATGGATTTTTATACAGAAATCGTAGTTTGGGTTGTGACTAGTTTTGTTTCCATCATTCTTGGAGGATCCTTAGTCAAAAAATTTTTTAAATCCGAATCGAGTGTTGATCCCTTCGTCAAAGAAGATTTTTTAAATCAAATCGTACCTGTTGAGATTGATGTTTTAGTTGGACGCCACGGTGGCAAAATAAAATTCCAAGGAACTTTGTGGGATGCAATTTCTAAAGATTCCAAAATTCCCAAAGGAGAATACGTTCGAATTTTATCCCGAGAAAATTTGACCTTCACGGTAGAAAAAGTAGATTCATAA
- a CDS encoding heme-binding domain-containing protein, giving the protein MKRIFYLLLSVFLFFQLFPVSRENPPVTSEIVTTLEIKNILKRSCYDCHSNETVWPFYSYVFPVSYLVTNHVSEGREELNFSEFGTLPERKQKKKIYEVWEQVEEGEMPPKDYLLLHPSAKLSDNDKEVLKRWANEFSEDSE; this is encoded by the coding sequence GTGAAACGAATTTTTTATCTTTTATTATCCGTTTTTCTTTTCTTTCAATTATTTCCAGTTTCTCGAGAAAATCCTCCGGTGACTTCAGAAATCGTTACCACACTTGAAATCAAAAACATACTCAAACGAAGTTGTTATGATTGCCATTCGAATGAAACCGTTTGGCCTTTTTATTCTTATGTTTTTCCAGTATCTTATTTGGTTACAAATCATGTCTCGGAAGGTCGTGAAGAACTGAATTTTTCAGAATTCGGTACATTGCCAGAGAGAAAACAAAAGAAAAAAATCTATGAAGTTTGGGAACAAGTTGAGGAAGGTGAAATGCCACCTAAAGACTATCTCCTACTGCATCCGAGTGCGAAACTATCAGACAATGACAAAGAGGTTTTGAAACGATGGGCAAACGAGTTCAGCGAGGATTCTGAATGA
- the argH gene encoding argininosuccinate lyase: MKEKKLWGGRFDAAPSSLMIRIGESISFDQELYRHDIEGSISHSRMLKRIGILTESEQRKIETGLVQIKKEIDSGKFEFKIENEDIHMSIESRLTELLGDLGKKLHTGRSRNDQVSQDVRLYIKSEIHSILVLMIDLLNVWVKKAEAHTKTIIPGYTHLQIAQPIRASHYFLSHFWANVRDFEDFFAAFERADELVLGSGALAGVNYKTDREFLRKDLNLNRMSENSIDAVSQRDHIFKFLFVSSQFMVHISRFCEEIILYTSQEFSYFKLPDHLTTGSSIMPQKKNPDVAELIRGKAGRVIGNLTHLLVMLKGTPLSYNRDFQEDKIPLFDTVKQIKICTEGIRDMVEGIQIYPENATRSLRNGFSTATDLADWLVSGKGIPFRSAHEIVGELVKLCSTKGYDLFTIPSGERGQIHAVLTDPGYEAAISLETSCDKKDVFGGTALPRQKEQIKRAKTKLNELTKKLKKIESKGNQ, encoded by the coding sequence ATGAAAGAAAAAAAATTATGGGGTGGTCGTTTTGATGCGGCTCCGTCTTCTTTAATGATTCGAATTGGTGAATCCATCAGCTTTGATCAAGAACTTTATCGTCATGACATTGAAGGTTCTATTTCCCATTCTCGGATGTTAAAACGAATTGGGATCCTAACAGAATCGGAACAAAGGAAAATCGAAACGGGACTTGTCCAAATCAAAAAGGAAATTGATTCGGGAAAATTTGAATTTAAAATTGAAAACGAAGACATTCATATGTCGATCGAGTCTCGCCTAACAGAACTTCTCGGAGATTTAGGAAAAAAACTCCATACAGGTCGAAGCCGAAACGACCAGGTATCTCAGGATGTACGTCTTTACATCAAATCTGAAATCCATTCTATCTTGGTTTTGATGATTGATTTATTAAATGTCTGGGTGAAAAAAGCAGAAGCCCATACGAAAACCATCATTCCAGGTTATACACATTTACAAATTGCCCAACCAATAAGAGCCTCACATTATTTTTTATCTCATTTTTGGGCAAATGTTAGAGACTTTGAAGATTTTTTTGCGGCATTTGAAAGGGCCGATGAACTTGTCTTAGGTTCGGGTGCACTCGCGGGTGTGAATTATAAAACGGATCGAGAGTTTTTAAGAAAAGACTTAAACTTAAATCGGATGTCTGAAAATTCGATTGATGCTGTGAGCCAAAGGGATCATATCTTTAAATTTTTATTTGTTTCTTCACAATTTATGGTCCATATCTCAAGATTTTGCGAAGAGATCATCCTTTATACTTCCCAAGAATTTAGTTATTTTAAATTACCAGACCACCTAACTACTGGTTCTTCCATCATGCCTCAGAAAAAAAATCCTGACGTGGCAGAACTCATTCGTGGCAAAGCGGGTCGAGTGATTGGAAACCTCACTCATTTACTTGTGATGTTAAAAGGAACACCTCTCTCCTATAATAGAGATTTCCAAGAGGACAAAATCCCACTTTTTGATACAGTAAAACAGATTAAAATTTGTACAGAAGGGATTCGAGATATGGTGGAGGGGATCCAAATTTATCCTGAAAATGCCACCAGAAGTTTACGGAATGGATTTTCGACCGCCACTGACCTTGCAGATTGGCTTGTGAGTGGAAAAGGAATCCCTTTCCGTTCTGCACATGAAATTGTAGGCGAACTCGTAAAACTTTGTTCGACAAAAGGTTATGATCTATTTACAATCCCAAGCGGAGAAAGAGGGCAAATCCACGCTGTTTTAACCGACCCCGGTTATGAAGCTGCAATTTCACTCGAAACATCTTGTGACAAAAAAGATGTCTTCGGCGGGACTGCGCTTCCTAGACAGAAAGAACAAATCAAACGAGCCAAAACAAAGTTAAACGAATTGACCAAAAAATTAAAAAAAATAGAATCCAAAGGGAATCAATGA
- a CDS encoding peptidylprolyl isomerase: MKQFFLLHIKTLALAFLFLSQTVFCSDQTFKKITYEPVTYTPAKVNVKRVDQTTVKLPEKAAIYAVIQTTQGDLVLELYDEAAPKTVQNFIDLAQGEKEFRTEKGTEKRPFYDGLKFHRVIENFMAQGGCPRGDGTGGPGFQFEDEINGKALGLDKLKIKDAPAYQAQLQRAVLSEFNIKSRQEFEEKRTEVEKAYQEAMELPVLEVLYRVGYRFNEVVPSKKATRGALAMANSGPNTNGSQFFINQVDTPHLDGIHTVFGFLITGYDVLDRIIEKGNLQTTIRKVLIIDKRQ, encoded by the coding sequence ATGAAACAATTCTTTTTACTCCATATCAAAACCCTAGCACTTGCTTTTCTTTTCCTGAGCCAAACCGTATTCTGTAGTGACCAAACGTTTAAAAAAATCACTTACGAACCGGTAACTTATACCCCGGCAAAGGTGAATGTGAAAAGGGTTGACCAAACAACCGTTAAGTTGCCAGAAAAAGCTGCTATTTATGCTGTAATCCAAACCACACAAGGTGACCTTGTCCTCGAATTATATGATGAAGCTGCTCCTAAAACAGTTCAGAATTTTATCGATCTTGCCCAAGGCGAAAAAGAGTTTAGAACTGAGAAAGGGACAGAAAAACGACCTTTTTATGATGGTCTCAAATTCCACCGTGTGATTGAAAATTTTATGGCGCAAGGTGGTTGTCCAAGAGGGGACGGGACAGGAGGACCTGGGTTTCAATTTGAAGATGAAATCAATGGAAAAGCGCTGGGTTTGGACAAATTAAAAATCAAAGATGCCCCTGCCTACCAAGCACAATTACAAAGAGCTGTTTTATCCGAATTCAATATCAAATCCCGGCAAGAATTTGAAGAAAAAAGAACGGAAGTGGAAAAGGCCTACCAAGAGGCAATGGAACTTCCTGTGTTAGAAGTGCTCTACCGGGTGGGATACCGATTTAATGAAGTTGTCCCTAGTAAAAAAGCGACACGTGGTGCGCTTGCAATGGCAAATTCTGGTCCTAATACTAACGGTTCTCAATTTTTCATCAACCAGGTGGATACTCCTCATTTAGATGGAATCCATACAGTGTTTGGTTTTTTGATCACAGGTTATGATGTACTTGACCGAATCATCGAAAAAGGTAACTTACAAACAACGATTCGGAAAGTTCTCATAATCGACAAACGACAATGA
- the fliM gene encoding flagellar motor switch protein FliM, with protein sequence MTEILSQDEIDALLNAISSGEVSEDEYSSVGEQKKVKIYDFKRPDKFSKDQIRTLQMMHETFARLATTGLSAQLRALVVVHVASVDQLTYEEFIRSIPNPTTLAVINMDPLRGSAILEIDPSISFTIIDRLFGGKGESSKVNRELSDIELSVMEGIIVRILGNLRESWSTVIDLRPRLGNIETNPQFAQVVPPNDMVVLITLETKVGEVEGMTNLCIPYITIEPIINKLSAQYWYSSIRKGEVDENRAVIQERLDQVKIPLISEVGSVDISLNDLMNLHVGDVIKLENTPIKTDLMVKVGDRSKFKATPGRVGNRLAIQIGDSIEDIPDELLGSTRSEQEY encoded by the coding sequence ATGACGGAAATCCTTTCCCAAGACGAAATTGATGCCCTGTTAAATGCCATCTCTTCTGGAGAAGTTTCGGAGGATGAATACTCGTCCGTTGGGGAACAAAAGAAAGTCAAAATTTACGACTTTAAACGGCCAGATAAATTTTCAAAAGACCAAATTCGTACATTGCAAATGATGCACGAGACCTTCGCTCGTTTGGCAACGACTGGCCTCTCGGCACAGCTGCGAGCCCTTGTCGTGGTGCACGTGGCTTCGGTTGACCAGTTGACCTATGAAGAATTCATCCGATCCATTCCGAATCCCACCACTCTTGCTGTGATCAATATGGACCCACTTCGTGGATCTGCCATTTTGGAAATTGACCCATCGATTTCCTTTACTATCATTGATCGTCTGTTTGGTGGTAAGGGTGAGTCTTCCAAGGTGAACCGGGAACTTTCTGATATCGAGTTGTCGGTTATGGAAGGAATTATAGTTAGGATCCTCGGAAACTTACGAGAGTCCTGGTCAACGGTGATTGACCTTCGACCAAGGCTTGGAAACATCGAAACAAACCCACAGTTTGCGCAGGTCGTTCCCCCAAATGACATGGTGGTATTAATTACCCTTGAAACAAAGGTGGGGGAAGTGGAGGGGATGACAAACCTTTGTATCCCATACATCACCATTGAACCAATCATTAATAAACTTTCAGCACAGTATTGGTATTCCTCGATTCGAAAAGGGGAAGTGGACGAAAACCGTGCTGTCATCCAGGAACGTCTCGACCAAGTGAAAATCCCTCTTATCTCGGAAGTGGGAAGTGTGGACATCTCTTTGAATGATCTTATGAATTTACATGTAGGTGATGTGATCAAATTGGAGAATACACCGATTAAAACGGATCTGATGGTAAAAGTAGGGGATCGTAGCAAGTTTAAAGCGACACCTGGTCGAGTGGGAAATCGTCTTGCTATCCAAATTGGAGATAGCATTGAGGACATTCCAGACGAACTCCTTGGATCGACAAGATCAGAACAAGAATACTAA
- a CDS encoding alkaline phosphatase family protein, with translation MRIKNSLIVKLPAFGNLLNSLRNGQISVLMFGFFVYFLSFHALETKSKIPLKKKSPSNQTEIRQTIILSIDGFPAYYWSNPKYHSYFPKLAALFQKYGVSEIETVNPSVTYPAHTSMVTGKEPAIHGIYNNTLSDPFDKNDGGWKWYAEDILVPTLWDLAKKNRKTTANVFWPVTVGADIQWNLPQFWRKKIPEDDKLLRVLSTKGLHKEAEIAVGAPLNDVTKDELKLKTATWLFQTKKPTLMFVYTTDLDSNHHAYGPNSEKALTRLSELDNAISQFLTSVGAFSPKGPAILIVSDHGFSSAEEICAPNVVLKNKGYISDEMGTYQLTFKSAGGTSLLLAAPNVTIREEEIQSIVSEIETICPGAEWFPATNNNWIGSQIHPNALGLFLTKQAMFFSGTRKGEVFSKSQTKIHGHGYWNQNSEMKTIGFVYDPTGYKHKFQSVKDVYDIVKTMLGLKEKKEKGFRVPQNPDKI, from the coding sequence ATGCGAATAAAAAATTCTTTGATTGTAAAATTGCCCGCTTTTGGAAATTTATTAAATTCCCTAAGGAACGGGCAAATTTCAGTTTTAATGTTTGGATTCTTTGTTTATTTTCTAAGTTTTCATGCATTGGAAACAAAATCGAAAATCCCTCTCAAAAAAAAGTCTCCGAGTAATCAAACCGAGATTCGCCAAACAATCATTTTGTCCATTGATGGTTTCCCTGCTTATTACTGGTCAAATCCTAAATACCATTCCTACTTTCCAAAATTAGCAGCACTCTTTCAGAAGTATGGGGTATCGGAAATTGAAACGGTCAATCCATCGGTGACATACCCAGCACATACGTCTATGGTAACAGGAAAAGAACCTGCTATCCATGGAATCTATAACAATACCTTATCTGATCCTTTTGATAAAAATGATGGGGGTTGGAAGTGGTATGCAGAGGATATTTTGGTTCCTACCCTTTGGGATTTAGCAAAAAAAAATCGTAAAACGACAGCCAATGTGTTTTGGCCGGTGACTGTGGGAGCAGATATCCAATGGAATTTGCCCCAATTTTGGCGAAAAAAAATCCCTGAAGATGACAAACTACTGCGAGTGCTTTCGACAAAAGGATTACACAAAGAGGCAGAAATTGCGGTTGGTGCTCCCCTAAATGATGTCACTAAAGATGAACTGAAATTAAAAACGGCAACTTGGTTATTCCAAACCAAAAAACCAACTCTAATGTTTGTATACACAACTGATTTAGATTCAAATCACCATGCTTATGGTCCAAACTCAGAAAAAGCTCTGACTCGACTTTCGGAATTGGACAATGCCATCTCTCAGTTTTTAACTTCAGTTGGGGCATTTTCGCCCAAAGGCCCAGCCATTCTCATTGTTTCCGATCATGGATTTAGTTCCGCTGAGGAGATTTGTGCTCCAAATGTGGTATTAAAAAACAAAGGGTACATCAGTGATGAAATGGGAACATACCAACTGACGTTTAAAAGTGCAGGGGGAACATCCTTACTTTTAGCTGCTCCCAATGTTACCATTCGCGAAGAAGAAATCCAATCCATTGTTTCAGAAATTGAAACCATTTGCCCAGGCGCAGAGTGGTTTCCTGCAACCAATAACAATTGGATTGGTTCCCAAATCCATCCGAATGCCTTGGGACTTTTTTTGACAAAACAAGCTATGTTTTTTAGTGGAACAAGAAAGGGAGAGGTGTTTTCCAAATCACAAACTAAAATCCATGGTCATGGGTATTGGAATCAAAACTCTGAAATGAAAACCATTGGATTTGTTTATGACCCCACTGGATACAAACACAAATTCCAATCAGTAAAAGATGTATATGACATTGTTAAAACAATGTTAGGTCTGAAAGAGAAAAAAGAAAAAGGGTTCCGTGTCCCACAAAACCCTGATAAAATTTAA
- a CDS encoding type 1 glutamine amidotransferase domain-containing protein: MKKVLFVLTSHGEKGNAGSTGYHLGEVAHPWKVLHDAGVEMDLISPKGGEPPVDGFDLLDIANNEFWNHPVYKEKRIHTKTPKEINVSEYSAIYFAGGHGTMWDFPNNQELQDLTRTIYESGGIVGAVCHGPSALVNVTLSDGSKLIAGKRVNGFSNEEEEIVKLEGVVPFLLEDKLIASGGKYSKSAPWNSHVEVDERLVTGQNPQSAKAVGEAILRLLKN; this comes from the coding sequence ATGAAAAAAGTATTATTTGTATTAACAAGCCATGGAGAAAAGGGGAATGCTGGCTCCACCGGTTACCATTTGGGCGAGGTAGCTCACCCTTGGAAGGTCTTACATGATGCCGGTGTGGAAATGGATTTGATCAGTCCGAAAGGAGGAGAACCACCTGTGGATGGATTTGATTTGTTGGACATTGCCAATAATGAATTTTGGAACCACCCTGTGTACAAGGAAAAACGAATCCATACCAAAACTCCAAAAGAAATAAATGTAAGTGAATACTCTGCCATCTATTTTGCGGGTGGGCATGGAACCATGTGGGATTTTCCAAACAATCAAGAACTCCAAGACCTTACTCGAACAATCTATGAGTCGGGAGGAATTGTGGGCGCTGTTTGTCACGGACCCTCGGCTCTTGTCAATGTCACTTTGTCCGATGGTTCCAAACTCATTGCCGGAAAACGAGTGAATGGATTTTCCAATGAGGAAGAAGAAATCGTGAAATTAGAAGGAGTGGTTCCCTTTCTTTTGGAGGACAAACTAATTGCGAGTGGTGGAAAGTATTCCAAATCTGCTCCTTGGAACTCACACGTTGAAGTGGACGAAAGGCTTGTGACTGGGCAAAACCCACAATCGGCAAAGGCTGTGGGTGAAGCGATTCTAAGATTATTAAAAAATTAA
- a CDS encoding LysR family transcriptional regulator, with protein MNPIELYQSFYCIYRERNLTKAGKILGLSQPALSLHLQSLERHRKEVLFRRTSRDLIPTDAAKRLYVQIAGPIEELERMEGQLKPQGTIRRLKVGSAKEIFLETILPKLSKSGEGFHVQYGHPPDLLDALEKKEIDLMISNQKLNVPGILLEELYKEKFVFVASKSISLEGDFPFRGQSKPKMEKIQTWMENQHWFVYSEDLAIVRRFWKVNFDSRPKLKEYSVLPNLHDIRTALEFGRGVSVLPTYLLGKKSTLYMNDRECHGFENQLYLVSREEDVDFLEENFQTFSNWMNA; from the coding sequence ATGAATCCAATCGAATTGTACCAAAGTTTTTATTGCATTTATCGCGAAAGAAATCTCACAAAGGCAGGAAAAATCCTTGGTTTGTCCCAACCTGCACTGAGTTTGCATTTACAATCATTGGAAAGGCATAGAAAAGAAGTTTTATTTCGCCGCACATCTAGAGATTTAATCCCAACTGATGCCGCCAAACGGTTGTATGTTCAAATTGCAGGCCCAATTGAAGAATTGGAAAGAATGGAAGGGCAATTAAAACCACAAGGTACAATCCGCAGGTTAAAGGTTGGTTCTGCCAAAGAGATTTTTTTAGAAACAATTTTGCCAAAACTTTCCAAATCTGGTGAAGGTTTTCACGTCCAGTATGGTCACCCACCGGATCTTTTGGATGCGTTGGAAAAAAAAGAAATCGATTTAATGATAAGTAACCAAAAGTTAAATGTTCCTGGTATTTTATTAGAAGAATTATATAAGGAAAAATTTGTATTTGTAGCCTCGAAGTCCATTAGTTTAGAAGGCGATTTTCCGTTTCGTGGCCAATCAAAACCTAAAATGGAAAAAATCCAAACTTGGATGGAAAATCAACATTGGTTTGTCTACAGTGAAGATTTGGCAATTGTTCGCAGGTTTTGGAAAGTGAACTTTGATTCTCGGCCAAAATTAAAAGAATATTCTGTTTTACCGAACCTTCATGATATCAGAACTGCATTGGAATTTGGCAGAGGTGTTTCTGTATTGCCTACCTATTTACTTGGTAAAAAATCAACTTTATACATGAATGATAGAGAATGCCATGGTTTTGAAAATCAACTATATCTTGTTAGTCGAGAAGAAGATGTTGATTTTTTAGAAGAAAATTTTCAAACTTTTAGCAATTGGATGAATGCCTAA
- a CDS encoding ferredoxin → MRKAYVDKDNCTSCNQCADNLPKYFMMDEDDLSQTHLAGSSINDAMIPDEDEKKVQKEMDECPGECIHWKKH, encoded by the coding sequence ATGAGAAAGGCTTATGTAGATAAAGACAATTGTACTTCCTGCAACCAATGCGCTGATAATTTACCAAAATACTTCATGATGGATGAAGACGATTTGTCTCAAACCCATCTAGCGGGATCATCCATCAATGATGCAATGATCCCCGACGAAGATGAAAAAAAGGTGCAAAAGGAAATGGATGAGTGCCCGGGCGAATGTATCCATTGGAAAAAACACTAA
- a CDS encoding SemiSWEET transporter translates to MENVIGYVAAFLTTVSFLPQVLRVVMTKQTRDISRNMYIMFFFGVVLWFVYGILKSDFPIILANIVTLFFVSIILYYKLTEGKQT, encoded by the coding sequence ATGGAAAACGTAATCGGGTATGTGGCTGCTTTTTTAACCACTGTTTCTTTTTTACCCCAAGTCTTACGTGTGGTAATGACAAAACAAACAAGGGATATCAGTCGGAATATGTACATTATGTTTTTTTTTGGTGTGGTTTTGTGGTTTGTATATGGGATTTTAAAATCAGATTTCCCCATCATCCTCGCCAATATCGTCACATTATTTTTTGTAAGCATTATCTTATATTATAAACTCACAGAAGGAAAACAAACATGA
- the queF gene encoding preQ(1) synthase, giving the protein MSEKKSESSYEDKQDHIPSWSTPPIDWFANVYAGKEYNIEFTIPEFTAVCPKTGLPDFGTIYIEYIPRDKCVELKSLKEYMMAYRNVGIFHENVVNKILEDFVGAVDPMYVKVIGDYNVRGGVKTVVKREYKA; this is encoded by the coding sequence ATGTCGGAAAAAAAATCAGAATCTTCTTATGAGGACAAACAAGACCATATCCCGTCATGGTCCACACCTCCCATTGATTGGTTTGCCAATGTCTATGCTGGCAAAGAATACAATATCGAGTTTACTATCCCTGAATTCACTGCCGTTTGCCCAAAAACTGGTCTCCCAGACTTTGGCACGATCTATATTGAATACATTCCACGGGACAAATGTGTCGAATTGAAGTCCCTAAAAGAGTACATGATGGCTTACCGCAACGTTGGGATTTTCCACGAAAACGTAGTCAATAAAATCCTCGAAGATTTTGTCGGAGCGGTTGATCCCATGTATGTAAAAGTGATCGGTGATTATAATGTGCGTGGCGGCGTGAAAACCGTTGTGAAGCGAGAGTACAAAGCCTAA
- the guaA gene encoding glutamine-hydrolyzing GMP synthase, producing the protein MKSDKKIAVIDFGGQYAHLIASRIRRLGAYTEILSNEEPLSLYESYAGIILSGGPSSVYESGAPLLPSGFFEISVPILGICYGHQLMMKTLGGEVVSANTKEYGPAILEIQNSNSPLSKSLSLKTKVWMSHGDEVVRLPNDFQVVAQSDHCRYAFVSHPSKKLFGIQFHPEVTHSDEGEILLRNFVELCGASSSWSISQFLEEQIQTLQKKVPEGKNVFLLVSGGVDSSVAYLLLAKALGKDRVKGLLVDTGFMRKNEVKDLMDNLHHVGFDLTIWDESEVFYKHLQNEFEPEKKRRIVGDLFLEAQGKATTSLGLDAEHWLLGQGTIYPDTIESGGTKHSHKIKTHHNRVPQIEALIREGKIVEPIADLYKDEVRDLGRKLGLPERWIERHPFPGPGLVVRMIASPKTNPPKIDFNLWKEKLPKAEIQILPILSVGVQGDQRSYAHCAVLSDFTSDWKELDELSVEITNTRKEINRVVLAPGITHFEKEFFYTKLTLDKTHADILREADAIVNQILYDESIHNEIWQMPVVLVPVGLRENSYGVVLRPVESTEAMTANFYQMDRTILARITKELLELPQISLVMYDLTHKPPGTIEWE; encoded by the coding sequence ATGAAAAGTGATAAAAAAATCGCAGTCATTGATTTCGGTGGCCAATACGCACACCTCATAGCTTCTCGGATTCGTCGGTTAGGAGCTTACACAGAAATCCTTTCGAACGAAGAACCGTTGTCTCTTTACGAATCTTATGCAGGAATCATCCTTTCTGGTGGGCCCAGTAGTGTGTATGAATCGGGAGCCCCTTTGTTACCCAGTGGTTTTTTTGAAATCTCCGTTCCGATCCTTGGGATTTGTTACGGTCACCAACTCATGATGAAGACACTTGGTGGCGAAGTAGTTTCTGCGAATACAAAAGAATACGGGCCAGCCATCCTTGAAATTCAAAATTCAAACTCTCCGTTATCCAAATCACTTTCTCTCAAAACAAAAGTTTGGATGAGCCATGGTGATGAAGTGGTACGTTTGCCAAATGACTTCCAAGTCGTTGCACAATCGGATCATTGTCGTTATGCGTTCGTATCTCATCCTTCCAAAAAACTCTTCGGTATCCAATTCCATCCAGAAGTGACTCATTCAGATGAAGGAGAAATTTTACTTAGAAACTTTGTCGAGTTATGTGGGGCATCTAGCTCTTGGAGTATCTCTCAATTCCTAGAAGAACAAATCCAAACCTTACAAAAAAAAGTCCCTGAAGGGAAAAATGTATTTTTACTCGTTTCGGGTGGTGTAGATTCCTCAGTTGCTTACCTATTACTGGCGAAAGCTCTCGGTAAAGACCGTGTGAAGGGTTTACTTGTCGATACAGGGTTTATGCGTAAAAATGAAGTAAAAGACCTGATGGATAATTTGCACCATGTGGGATTTGACCTTACCATTTGGGATGAAAGTGAAGTTTTTTACAAACACTTACAAAATGAATTTGAACCAGAGAAAAAAAGAAGAATTGTAGGGGACTTGTTTTTGGAAGCACAGGGGAAAGCTACGACATCTCTTGGACTTGACGCCGAACACTGGTTACTTGGACAAGGGACCATTTACCCAGATACAATTGAGTCAGGTGGAACCAAACATTCACATAAAATCAAAACCCACCACAACCGAGTTCCTCAAATTGAAGCCCTCATCCGAGAAGGTAAAATTGTCGAACCAATCGCTGATTTATACAAGGATGAAGTCCGAGATTTAGGTAGAAAACTCGGACTGCCTGAAAGGTGGATTGAACGCCATCCTTTCCCAGGACCGGGACTTGTTGTACGTATGATCGCAAGTCCGAAAACAAATCCTCCTAAAATTGATTTTAACCTTTGGAAGGAAAAATTACCAAAAGCAGAAATCCAAATTTTACCAATCCTATCTGTGGGTGTGCAAGGAGACCAAAGGAGTTATGCCCATTGTGCCGTTCTCAGTGATTTTACATCTGATTGGAAGGAATTAGATGAATTGTCCGTAGAGATTACGAATACTCGGAAAGAAATCAACCGAGTGGTTCTCGCACCTGGAATTACTCATTTTGAAAAGGAATTCTTCTACACAAAACTCACATTAGACAAAACACATGCAGACATTTTAAGAGAAGCGGATGCGATTGTGAACCAAATCCTTTATGACGAGTCGATCCATAATGAAATTTGGCAAATGCCAGTGGTTCTTGTACCAGTTGGTTTACGAGAGAATTCTTATGGAGTGGTACTTAGGCCCGTGGAATCAACGGAAGCAATGACTGCTAATTTTTACCAAATGGACCGTACAATTTTAGCTAGGATCACAAAAGAACTTTTGGAACTCCCACAAATTTCTCTTGTGATGTATGATCTAACTCACAAACCACCTGGCACCATTGAATGGGAATAG
- a CDS encoding LIMLP_04285 family protein has product MKLQKFVFVTILSFSLHSLLADTVKVKATKEVLENVKTSTPTANYVLVESSDGTKQAFKKNAVEVTSLPIQWETPKEEEKPGFFSGLFASKEKTEGTNTADTNAPAEKVDPKAEEENKGFFAKRLPELTMGGMAILWILLP; this is encoded by the coding sequence ATGAAGCTCCAAAAATTTGTTTTTGTAACAATTTTATCATTTTCCCTCCATTCTTTACTTGCTGATACTGTTAAAGTCAAAGCCACTAAGGAAGTATTAGAAAACGTCAAAACTTCCACTCCCACAGCAAACTATGTTTTAGTTGAATCGAGTGATGGCACCAAACAAGCGTTTAAGAAAAATGCAGTGGAAGTTACATCCCTTCCTATCCAATGGGAAACTCCGAAAGAAGAAGAGAAACCAGGTTTTTTTTCCGGATTATTTGCTTCCAAAGAAAAAACGGAAGGGACAAACACTGCTGATACAAATGCCCCTGCAGAAAAAGTAGATCCAAAAGCAGAAGAAGAAAATAAAGGTTTTTTTGCAAAACGCCTTCCTGAACTCACAATGGGTGGAATGGCAATTTTGTGGATCCTACTCCCTTAA